The Paenibacillus uliginis N3/975 genome has a window encoding:
- a CDS encoding peptidase E, which yields MKQIIAMGGGGFSMEPDNLLLDEYVLAQSPEKHPKVCFIPTASGDQDNYVERFYKAFNTLSCIPNHLSLFQPNFKDLESYILEHDIIYVGGGNTRNMLLLWKEWGVDKVLKAAYQKGVILTGLSAGSICWFEEGLTDPLNAPLYKLEGLGLLQGSHCPHYDGENKRRPAYRELIRNGGIQAGYAADDGAAIHFKDGQLFGVVSSRPNAQAYYLKCKGNTVIEESIATKFLG from the coding sequence ATGAAACAAATCATTGCGATGGGTGGAGGGGGATTCTCCATGGAGCCAGATAATCTGTTATTGGATGAATATGTGCTGGCCCAATCCCCGGAGAAACACCCTAAAGTATGCTTCATCCCTACGGCTAGCGGTGATCAAGACAACTATGTTGAAAGATTTTATAAAGCATTCAACACTTTATCTTGCATCCCCAATCACTTATCGCTGTTTCAACCGAACTTTAAGGATTTGGAATCATACATACTTGAGCATGACATTATCTATGTCGGCGGGGGAAACACGAGAAATATGCTTCTCCTATGGAAGGAATGGGGAGTGGATAAGGTCTTGAAGGCAGCTTACCAAAAGGGTGTGATTTTAACAGGCTTGAGTGCAGGCTCTATTTGTTGGTTTGAAGAGGGACTGACAGATCCCCTGAATGCACCGTTGTACAAGTTAGAGGGGCTAGGTCTGTTGCAAGGGAGTCACTGCCCGCATTATGACGGAGAAAATAAAAGAAGACCAGCCTATCGCGAGCTCATTCGTAATGGCGGTATTCAAGCAGGATATGCGGCAGATGACGGGGCAGCAATCCATTTTAAAGATGGTCAATTGTTTGGTGTTGTAAGTTCAAGACCGAATGCCCAAGCCTATTACTTAAAATGTAAGGGGAATACCGTGATAGAGGAATCGATAGCAACGAAATTTTTGGGGTGA